The nucleotide sequence AATACTTTCCTTTTACCATAATACAAAACCTGCATACCCCACAGTAAAATTGTAATCTCCTGAAAATTCAGCACTTGTTGTATGATAAACTAACTTCACATTTTGAAAATATTCCACCACAACCGAAATAGGACCTATTCCACACGCAGATACTTCTTGACCTAATTTGAAAAATTCAGTTGTATTACGTTTTAATATCTCATTAATTAATAGTTCATCTTTTTTCAACGTTTTTTTGTGCGAATCATAATGATTAAAATCAGACGATGCAATAATCAATGTCTTTTCTAAATTAAGACTCCTTAAAAATTCAACCATTTCGAGTGTAGAATTATAATTTTGATAATTATACACAATAGGTACTATCTTAAAATCATTATAACAATACTTCAAGAAAGGCAAAATAACTTCAATTGAATGCTCATATAAATGTACAGAATAATCAGAACTAACTCTTTCATATTCTAATAATTTTTTTGTAAAAAGCTCATCAATTTGTAAATCACCAAACGGTGTTTCCCACTTTCCTCTTTCCCAAACGGAAAAAGTCTCCTTACCAAAACCTGTATGATTTGTTCCAAAAATTATAACCCTTTCTGGTTTTCCAAAACTTAAAGCTTCTTTCAATGTTAACAAAACAGTTTTACCACTATATACATATCCAGCATGTGGTAGAATCATTCCAAAATTTTTTTTAGATTCTTCTAAGAATACTTTATCAATATAAGTGTCAAAAAAACTCTTTAACTTATATACATCTTTGGGATAAAACTTATCAGCAAAAGCCATTTTCCTTTTCATCATTCCACAACCTTTGCCGATATTAAAATTACTATGTTTCTTTTTACTTTGTCATCTTTTTCTGTTTTAAAAAACTTTCCTATAATAGGTAAATCCCCCAAAATTGGAATCTTACTTTCCGTTTTTGAATTTTCTTCCCTTGTTAGTCCACCAATAATTAGTGTCTCATTCTCTTTCAAAGAAATTTTAGAATTAAACTCCCTGGTCCTTTCCAACGGTAACGCAAGTCCGTATTGATTTTTTATATCCCAATCAAAACTACTTACTTTTATATTTAATTCAAGATCAATTGTATTATCCGCATTTACAAACGGTATTATTTCCAAAGTAACACCTGATTCTATATACCTAATTTCTTGAGAATTCTCACCAGCGTTTAAAACAATCGGAATTTTGTCACCAATTAAAATACTTGCTTTTTCGCCGCTTTTGGCAACAATATTGGGACTAGCGAGTAGCTTTGCATCTTTATCAGTTAAATTCATTTTTCCATTCAATCTTACAGTAAGTTCATTTGCCGAACCAATTGAAAGTAGTTTATCTATAATTTTCTCTAAAGGCATTTCTCCCAAAGAAAGTGTTATATCAAATCCATTTTTTGATAAAGTTCCAATATTGGAAGTAATCTCTCCAAGATTTATGTCTAGAGAATTTGTTAATTCCTCATCTACTACTCTAACTTCAATCAATGCTAGCTTAGAATTTAAATATTTTTCAATATAACCTTTTATCTCTCCGGATATTTTAGCATCAATTCCCGTTGCAATTACCACACCTGCAGCAGAATCCACAAAAGAATTTCCTCCATAAAAACCTATAAGTTCCTGTATCTTTTCTACATTTCTTGGAACAGAAAATACAAAAGTATTTACAGTCTTTGTTGAATCTGTCGTTAACGAATCAAATACATAAATACCATCTTCTTGTTTCACCTCTATATTATAATGATTTAATATTTTTTCAAACTCTTTAAAATCTAGTTCATTGACGTAAAGATTAGCAGTAGAATTGATATCTTTAGAAATAACCGCAGAAAAACCATATCCTTTAACAACTTGCTTGATAATTTCTCTAAGTTGCACATTCTCAGCACTTATACTAAATCTTTTGTTTTTTCCGAAAGTTATAAAATCTTTCATCTCAGTTTCTTTCACTTGATCTTTAGGTTCAATATACACTATACTTCCTTCTTTTGTAATATCTACTTTTTTCGTTAAAATTTTTTCAAAATCTTCTAAAGTCGACTTGTTCAAAACTAAATTTAATTTTTCATCAACTGAATCTACGATTACAGCATAACCAAATTTAGGATAAACTTCCCTAACCATATCTGCAATCGAAACATCAGTTGCATTTATAGAAATCTTCCCATCTTTAACATTTAATATTTTAGAAGTTTTTTCAATATATACTATTTTCCCATTTTTGCGAATATCAATTCCATATTTTTTCAAATAGTCTTCAAAATTGTTCAAAGTTATACCTTCAACTTTCAACGTTACACTACCAACGATATCCGATTCAAATACAACATCTTTGCCATATGCTCTGAAAACTCTTTCAATCAAATCTTTCAAATTATAGTCTTTAACATCTATTTTTAATTTTCCATCTTCCACATTAACAATTTTTTCGTCAAAGTCCCTGAGCCTTTCTTGAAGTTTTTTCAAATCTTCTGGAGTACCTTTTGCCAAAATCTTCCC is from Thermosipho affectus and encodes:
- the amrB gene encoding AmmeMemoRadiSam system protein B, which codes for MMKRKMAFADKFYPKDVYKLKSFFDTYIDKVFLEESKKNFGMILPHAGYVYSGKTVLLTLKEALSFGKPERVIIFGTNHTGFGKETFSVWERGKWETPFGDLQIDELFTKKLLEYERVSSDYSVHLYEHSIEVILPFLKYCYNDFKIVPIVYNYQNYNSTLEMVEFLRSLNLEKTLIIASSDFNHYDSHKKTLKKDELLINEILKRNTTEFFKLGQEVSACGIGPISVVVEYFQNVKLVYHTTSAEFSGDYNFTVGYAGFVLW